One uncultured Draconibacterium sp. genomic window, ATTTCGTGGAAAGCAAACGATGGCTTTTTTTATTCGAGTTACGACAAACCAAAAGGCAGCGAACTTTCGGCAAAAACCGATCAACATAAATTGTACTACCACAAACTGGGCACTGCACAAAGCGAAGATCAATTGATATTCGGTGGAACCGCAGCTGAAAAACACCGATACATTGGCGGATATACAACCGACGACAATAACTACCTGGTTATTACTGCAAGTATATCAACATCGGGAAATAAACTTTTTATTAAGGACCTGACAAAACCGGACAGCAAGCTGGTAACAATTATAGGAGACGACAGCAGCGACACGCACGTAATTGACAATGACGGCAGCAAATTGTATTTGGTTACCAATTTGAATGCACCCAATACAAAAATTGTTACAGTGGACTTCAGCAATCCTGCACCTGAAAACTGGGTGGATTTTATACCTGAAACAGAAAATGTGCTAAGTCCGTCAACCGGATGTGGTTATTTCTTTGCCACTTACATGATTGATGCCGTTTCGAAAGTATACCAGTACGATTACGACGGGAAATTAATTCGCGAAGTTGAACTTCCGGGTGTTGGAACTGCCAGCGGATTTGGAGCGAAAAAAGAAGATACGGAAATGTATTACACATTTACCAATTACACTACTCCGGGAAGTATTTATCAATACGATTTTAATACAGGCAACTCGGAATTGTATGTAAAACCTGAGATTGATTTTAATCCCGATAATTTTGAAAGCAAACAGTTTTTTTACACCTCAAAAGACGGCACAAAAGTACCGATGATTATTTCGTATAAAAAAGGAATGGAACTGAATGGCAAAAACCCGACTATTTTATACGGTTACGGAGGTTTTAACATCAGTCTTACTCCTTCTTTTAGTATTGCCAATGCCATTTGGATGGACATGGGCGGTATTTATGCTGTTCCAAACATTCGTGGTGGTGGCGAGTACGGAAAAAAATGGCACGTTGCCGGAACAAAACTTCAGAAACAAAATGTGTTTGATGACTTTATTGCTGCCGGCGAATACCTGATAAATGAAAACTACACCAGCGACGACTACCTGGCCATTCGCGGAGGTTCAAACGGAGGATTGCTTGTGGGAGCTGTAATGACACAACGTCCTGATTTGATGAAAGTGGCACTTCCGGCAGTTGGCGTACTCGACATGTTACGTTACCATACCTTTACGGCAGGTGCAGGCTGGGCATACGACTACGGAACTTCGGAAGACAGCCAGGAAATGTTTGAATACATGAAAGCATATTCACCTGTTCACAGTGTTAAAGAAGGAGTTGAATATCCGGCAACACTTGTTACTACCGGCGATCACGACGACCGCGTTGTGCCGGCACACAGTTTTAAATTTGCTGCCGAGTTACAGGCAAAACAAGCGGGCACAAATCCAACTTTAATCCGGATTGAAACCGACGCAGGACACGGCGCAGGAACACCTGTAAGCAAAACCATTGAACAGTATGCCGACATTTTTGGATTTACATTGTACAACATGGGAATTGAAAAATTATCAGCCGAATAAGAAACAGTAGATCTATAAAAGGATAAAATTTAGCGAGCTTAACCAAGAGCTTCTAAGAATAAATTGTATTTTTGAGTTCCCGGTAAACATATTCTGTTACCGGGAATTTTTATGTTGTAATTATGCAGTTTCTCGTTATTGAAGGAAATATTGGAGCCGGAAAATCAACGCTTTCGAAAATGATTGCCAAAGAGCAAAATGCCAAACTGGTTTTGGAACAATTTGCCGACAATCCTTTTTTGCCAAAATTCTACAAAGACCAGGAACGGTATTCGTTTCCACTTGAACTTTCCTTTTTAGCCGATCGCTACAATCAAATAAAAAACGAGGTACTCAACCTCGATCTTTTTCAACCATTTATGGTGGCCGATTATTATTTTGCCAAAACAGCCATTTTTGCACAAAACACCTTAAAAGATGACGAGTACCGGTTATTCCGGCAAATATTCGACATTATTTTTGAAACCATGCCCAAACCCGATTTGTACGTTTACCTGCATTCCGACATCGATCGGTTACTAAAAAACATAGCAAAACGTGGACGCGATTACGAACAAGATATAAATCCGGCTTACCTCGACAAAATCAGCAAAGGTTACTTCCATTTTTTCAAACAAATTAATAGCTTCCCAATCTTGATTATCGACATAAATAACATCGATTTTGTTAAAAATCCTGAAGATTTTATAAGAATCAAAAATGCGATTTTTAATAGTGATTATAAATTAGGGATAAACCGCCTGATATTGTGATAAAAACTTGATTCTCCGCTTTCAAATAATAAAAAGCTTTATATTTTTGTGTGCTTAAGTGTAAAATTTTAATATACGTATAAACAATTGTCTGTTATGAGAAGAATCAACTTTAAACCGTCTGTACTTGTAGTATTGGTGGCTGTACTTCTATCAAGTTGTGCAGGACTCAACAAAATGAAAAAGAATGCTGATAATATCAACTTCAAAGTTACTCCTGAGGTGCTTGAAGCACACGCAAGTGAAGTTGATTTGGCAATCGACACCCGTTTCCCTGCCAAATATTTTGATAAAAAAGCGACTTTAACCGCAACTCCTGTTTTAAAATTTGCCGATGGCGAAACCAAATTCAAACCGGTTACCGTTCAGGGCGAAAAAGTAGAAGCAAACAATAAAGTTATTGGAGTAGCCGGAGGTAACGTTAGTTACAAAGACATGGTTGCTTTCGATAAAGCAATGGCGAAATCAGAATTGTATGTAAACATTACTGCTTCTAAAGGTGGTAAAAGCGTTGATTTCGATCCCATTAAAATTGCTGACGGAGTATTGGCAACCAGCGAAAAAGTTATTGTTATGCCACAACCCATTTTAGGCGTTGTTCGCGAAGCAAATACAAGTGGCAAATACGATGCAAACATCGATGCATTTCAACGAGTAGTACCTGACGAAATGATGGCTGATATCAAATATTTGATCAACAAATCAAATCTTCGCAGCGATGAAACAGGAAAAAGCGAAGTTGTTGCTTTAGAAGACTATACTAAAAAAGCCAACAGCGACGAAAGAATCGACCTGAAAGAAGTTGAGGTTTCTGCTTATGCTTCTCCTGACGGTGAAATTGATTTCAACACTGATCTTGCTGCAAAACGTAAAGAAACTTCTTCTCAGTTTTTAGCTAAAAAATTGAAAGAAGCAGGTGTTAACGTTGAATTGAAAACAAAATACACTCCTGAAGACTGGGATGGTTTCAAAGAATTAATGGAGAAATCTAACATTCAGGATAAAGAATTGATTTTACGCGTACTTTCTATGTACAACGATCCTGAAGTTCGTGAGCGCGAAATCAGAAACCTTAGTGTAACTTTCACTGATGTTGCCGAAGAAATTCTTCCTCAACTACGTAGAGCTAAATTAACTACCAGCGTTGATTTTATTGGTAAAACTGACGAAGAATTAAAAGCAGCTGCAAAAGCTGATCCTTCTTCTTTAAATCCTGCTGAATTGCTTTACGCTGCTACTTTGTTTACCGACTTAAACGACCAGCTTGCAATTTACAACTCGTTTATTAAAGTTTATCCAAACGACTGGAGAGGGCCAAACAACGCAGGTTATGTATTGGTAAAACAGTGGAAACATGCACAGGCAAAACCATTGTTCGAAAAAGCAGAAAAACTGAAAAACAACGAACCTATTGTTAAAAATAACGTTGGCGCTATTGCTTTAACTGAAGGAGATGTTGCAGGTGCCGAAACATTATTTGGTGCTGCTGCAGGTGCAGGCGAAGAAGTAAACTACAACATGGGTATTGTTAGCATTAAAAAAGCTGATTATGCCAAAGCAGTTAAATACTTCAGCAAATTTAAAGATGTAAACTCTGGCCTGGCTAAATTATTGGCCGGCGACAACAACGGAGCAATCAAAGATCTTGATGCTTGTACAATTGAAGGTTGTTACATGACTGAATATTTTAAAGCTGTTGTTGGTGCACGCACTGCAAAAGAAGCTTTGTTGTTCGACAGTTTGAAAGCTGCCTGCGACATGAATGCTGATTTAAAAGCAGTTGCTAAAACTGATATGGAATTCGCAAAATATTTCGACAATGCTAAATTTAAAGCAATTGTTGACTAATTAAGTTGTGATAAACTTATTTGAAGAAGGGCATCCGTTTGGATGCCCTTTTTTATGCTGCAAAGATTTTGATCCAGATAGCAAAGCAACCTTCCACTCCCTTTTTACATCTTAAAAACATGATTGTTTTTAAACCGGCTAAATTTTTGGTTTTTGCATTTTTTGCACTGCTGCTTTCGGTAAATGCCAGGGCACAATATTCGTATGTGGGGCGCACCAGCGAATTAAGTTCCGGCTATCCGGTAGCTGATGTAAACATTACGCATAAAAGATTGGGCACTACAATTGTTTCAGACCAAAATGGAGCCTTTTCGTGGGATTTTGACTCACCGGAAAAAACACAAAACTACCGGATTATTTACAACCTGTTTTTTGCCCCCGACAACGCAAATGTTTCCTTACGTTTATTTACCAGCGATGGAAAAATCCTCATTGAAACACCTGAGATTGGCGCCGGAGAAACCTACCTTCTGCCAAAACTAAAACCCGGCGTGTACATATTACAGGTTTTGTCTTATGCTAAAGTTGACGCATTAAAACTCTTTTCGTCGGGCGAACTACTTACGATCCTACAAAACCGGGAGCCCCAAAAAAGCACCTATTCAAACGATACTTTAGTCTTTTCGAAAAATGGATACTACAGTGTTGAAATTCCTTTTCCGCAGAAAGACACCATTGCGCATGTAAAACTATTGTCGAAAACCGACAATGATTTAAATTACTTAAACGGACTACCCAACTACCAGGCTTTCGACCTATTGCAAAGCAGTCCGTTTGTTACCAACCAGGGCGAAGTGGAATCGCTGAAATTTATTTACAACCAACACGACAACCGCATGTATTACATGAACAGCAAAAGGTTTGAATTTCATTTTCCCTTTGCCGAGCAGTTTCTGGGTTACAACAAAGGGCATTACCATTTTAACATGACCCAATACACCAATTCAGGCGAACGCTTTCTATACCCGGGCTCAATAAACTATTACAAGGCGCTTGATAAATACGTGCTGCGTTTTTATGCCGGCGACGAAATGGATTGTTCGCAGATCAGGCACATTTTCGACCGAATAAGTTCAACATCGTATTTGCAAGGCAAACTGTATTTATACCCTAACAACCCCGAATGGGAAAGCTGCTCTGAAGTGCCGGTAATAACTTCCGACGAATTGTATGAGGGGCAAAATTACCAGGCATTAAACCTCGCCAGTGGCTACGGATACTTGCGAAAAGTCGACTATGAACAGCTGAATTCAAACTACCTGGGGAAACACGATATTATTGTATTAAACGGCATTCCAAACGATGTTTCGGTGGTTGCCGGAATTATTACTACCGAGTTTCAAACACCACTTAGCCACATTAACATTTTAAGCCACAACCGCGGAACACCAAACATGGCCCTCAGAAATGCATGGAACCATCCAAAGCTTGAAGAATTAATGGGCGAACTGGTTTACCTTGAGGTGCAGGCCGATTCGTTTATCATACGAAAAGCCACTTTGGATGAAGCCACTGCCTTTTGGTCTCAAAACGAGCCTCAAACTGTTGTGTCGCTCCCGAAAAACACAAACACATCGGGTTTAATCGATTTAGAAAAAGCAGGTTATTCGAGCGTTAATACAATTGGAGGGAAAGCTGCAAATTTTGCAGAACTGCTAAAGCTTCAAAATCCATCCATCACCACACCCGAAAATCCTTTTGCCATTCCGTTCCATTATTACAAACGGCACATGGAAAACAATCAAATCGATTTGTTTATGAACGACTTATTCGAAAATGAAATGTTTAAAACCAACCAGGAATACCGGAAACAAAAGCTGGAAGAACTGCGAACTAAAATTATTGAGGCCCCACTCGATCCTGCGTTAACAGAATTGATTCGTACAAAAATTAAGAATTTTAAAGATTTTGATGCCTGGCGTTTTCGTTCGTCCACCAATGCCGAAGACCTGGAGTTCTTTTCGGGTGCCGGATTGTACGATTCCTTTTCGGCTAAAAAAGACGATGAAAACAAAACCATTGAAAATGCCATAAAAAAAGTGTGGGCAAGCTGCTGGAATTTCAGAGCATTCGAAGAACGCGAGTACTATAAAATAGAGCAAAACTCAGTAGCAATGGGCATTTTGGTTCACCGCTCTTTTCCAAACGAAAATGCGAACGGAGTTGTTATCACCAAAAACCTGTACAACATTAATCCCGGATTTATTGTAAATGTTCAGTTCGACGAATACAGCATTGTATTTCCCGAGCCCGGAGTTCTTCACGATCAACTTATACTTTACACCTATTCGCTTGATCCGTCGCACAAATTTACCATCGAATATTTGTCGCATTCCAACATCCCTGGCTACAGCGGACAAAATGTATTAACCGAAAAAGAATTGTATCAGCTGGGAGAAGATTGTCTGCAAATTAAAAATCACTTTTTCAACAATGTACCTCATTCGTGCTCTTGCCTTTTTGATGATTTTGGACTCGATATTGAATTTAAAATTGATTCGCCCAACGGAAAAAGGAAACTTTATATAAAGCAGGTTCGCCTTTATCATTGAGATAGTAATAAAAATCCTTTTTTATCTTCTGAATAAACCCTATTTTTTGGCCTTAATAGAAAAGAAAAAACATTTAATGCACTATGGATTACATTAAAAGATATGTAGAGGAAAACAAAGACCGTTTTTTAGAAGATTTATTCGGATTAATCCGGATTCCGTCAATAAGTTCGATTCAGAGCCACAAGCCAGACATGTATAAAGCGGCTGAATACTGGAAAAAAACCTTGCTGGATGCGGGAGCCGATAAAGCCGAAGTTTTTGAGACCGTGGGCAACCCGGTATGCTATGGCGAAAAAATTATCGATCCGAGCTTACCCACCGTGTTGGTGTATGCCCACATGGATGTAATGCCAGTTGATCCCATTGAGTTGTGGGAATCGCCACCCTTCGAACCGGAAATTCGCGATGGTAAAATCTGGGCACGCGGTGCCGACGACGATAAAGGGCAAAGTATGATGCATGCCAAAGCCTTCGAACTGATGGTAAAAACCAATACCCTTCCCTGCAATGTAAAATTTATGATTGAAGGCGAAGAAGAAGTGGGTTCGCCTAACTTAGGACTTTGGTGCGAGCAAAACAAAGAGATGTTAAAAGCCGATGTTATTTTGGTGTCGGACACATCGATGATTGATTCAAAAACACCATCGATTACAACGGGTTTGCGCGGATTAGCATACTGGCAGGTGGAAGTAACCGGCCCAAACCGCGATCTGCACTCGGGATTATTTGGTGGAGCTGTTGCCAATCCTATAAATGTACTTTCGTCGATGATTGCCCAGATGGTGGATGAAAACGGCAAAGTTACTGTTCCTGGTTTTTACGACGATGTTATGGACGTATCGGCAGAGGAACGTAATCTATTGGCCGGAGCACCTTTTGATGTGGAAGAATACAAAAAGGCCATTGATGTAAAGGAATTAACAGGCGAAAAAGGATACAGCCCGATGGAATGCACCGGAATTCGTCCGAGTTTCGATATTTGCGGAATTTGGGGTGGTTACACCGGCGAAGGAGCAAAAACCGTTCTGCCATCAAAGGCTTTTGCAAAAATCTCATCGCGTTTGGTACCCAACCAGGATCATCATAAAATTGCT contains:
- a CDS encoding prolyl oligopeptidase family serine peptidase, giving the protein MKNIFLLLGTVLVLAACHETTKIEYPVTKKGDVKDTYFGTEVSDPYRWLEDDNSEETAEWVKEQNKTTFAYLNNIPYRSEIKDRLSAIWNYEKVGAPFKEGDWTYFYKNDGLQNQYVVYRYKNGESPETAQVFLDPNTFAEDGTTSLSTLSFSDNGKIAAYSISEGGSDWRKVIIMDAETMEQLGDTLIDIKFSGISWKANDGFFYSSYDKPKGSELSAKTDQHKLYYHKLGTAQSEDQLIFGGTAAEKHRYIGGYTTDDNNYLVITASISTSGNKLFIKDLTKPDSKLVTIIGDDSSDTHVIDNDGSKLYLVTNLNAPNTKIVTVDFSNPAPENWVDFIPETENVLSPSTGCGYFFATYMIDAVSKVYQYDYDGKLIREVELPGVGTASGFGAKKEDTEMYYTFTNYTTPGSIYQYDFNTGNSELYVKPEIDFNPDNFESKQFFYTSKDGTKVPMIISYKKGMELNGKNPTILYGYGGFNISLTPSFSIANAIWMDMGGIYAVPNIRGGGEYGKKWHVAGTKLQKQNVFDDFIAAGEYLINENYTSDDYLAIRGGSNGGLLVGAVMTQRPDLMKVALPAVGVLDMLRYHTFTAGAGWAYDYGTSEDSQEMFEYMKAYSPVHSVKEGVEYPATLVTTGDHDDRVVPAHSFKFAAELQAKQAGTNPTLIRIETDAGHGAGTPVSKTIEQYADIFGFTLYNMGIEKLSAE
- a CDS encoding dipeptidase → MDYIKRYVEENKDRFLEDLFGLIRIPSISSIQSHKPDMYKAAEYWKKTLLDAGADKAEVFETVGNPVCYGEKIIDPSLPTVLVYAHMDVMPVDPIELWESPPFEPEIRDGKIWARGADDDKGQSMMHAKAFELMVKTNTLPCNVKFMIEGEEEVGSPNLGLWCEQNKEMLKADVILVSDTSMIDSKTPSITTGLRGLAYWQVEVTGPNRDLHSGLFGGAVANPINVLSSMIAQMVDENGKVTVPGFYDDVMDVSAEERNLLAGAPFDVEEYKKAIDVKELTGEKGYSPMECTGIRPSFDICGIWGGYTGEGAKTVLPSKAFAKISSRLVPNQDHHKIADLFKAHFESMAPKSVKVEVTSLHGGQGYVCPIDIPAYQAAEKAYNDTYGKRPVPVRSGGSIPIISTFEQVLGIKSVLMGFGLEADAIHSPNENYPLEQFYNGIKTIPLFYKYFAEMMK
- a CDS encoding deoxynucleoside kinase: MQFLVIEGNIGAGKSTLSKMIAKEQNAKLVLEQFADNPFLPKFYKDQERYSFPLELSFLADRYNQIKNEVLNLDLFQPFMVADYYFAKTAIFAQNTLKDDEYRLFRQIFDIIFETMPKPDLYVYLHSDIDRLLKNIAKRGRDYEQDINPAYLDKISKGYFHFFKQINSFPILIIDINNIDFVKNPEDFIRIKNAIFNSDYKLGINRLIL
- a CDS encoding PEP/pyruvate-binding domain-containing protein is translated as MIVFKPAKFLVFAFFALLLSVNARAQYSYVGRTSELSSGYPVADVNITHKRLGTTIVSDQNGAFSWDFDSPEKTQNYRIIYNLFFAPDNANVSLRLFTSDGKILIETPEIGAGETYLLPKLKPGVYILQVLSYAKVDALKLFSSGELLTILQNREPQKSTYSNDTLVFSKNGYYSVEIPFPQKDTIAHVKLLSKTDNDLNYLNGLPNYQAFDLLQSSPFVTNQGEVESLKFIYNQHDNRMYYMNSKRFEFHFPFAEQFLGYNKGHYHFNMTQYTNSGERFLYPGSINYYKALDKYVLRFYAGDEMDCSQIRHIFDRISSTSYLQGKLYLYPNNPEWESCSEVPVITSDELYEGQNYQALNLASGYGYLRKVDYEQLNSNYLGKHDIIVLNGIPNDVSVVAGIITTEFQTPLSHINILSHNRGTPNMALRNAWNHPKLEELMGELVYLEVQADSFIIRKATLDEATAFWSQNEPQTVVSLPKNTNTSGLIDLEKAGYSSVNTIGGKAANFAELLKLQNPSITTPENPFAIPFHYYKRHMENNQIDLFMNDLFENEMFKTNQEYRKQKLEELRTKIIEAPLDPALTELIRTKIKNFKDFDAWRFRSSTNAEDLEFFSGAGLYDSFSAKKDDENKTIENAIKKVWASCWNFRAFEEREYYKIEQNSVAMGILVHRSFPNENANGVVITKNLYNINPGFIVNVQFDEYSIVFPEPGVLHDQLILYTYSLDPSHKFTIEYLSHSNIPGYSGQNVLTEKELYQLGEDCLQIKNHFFNNVPHSCSCLFDDFGLDIEFKIDSPNGKRKLYIKQVRLYH